The following proteins are encoded in a genomic region of Cryptomeria japonica chromosome 11, Sugi_1.0, whole genome shotgun sequence:
- the LOC131069724 gene encoding calmodulin — MATEQLTDEQISEFKEAFSLFDKDGDGCITTKELGTVMRSLGQNPTEAELQDMINEVDADGNGTIDFPEFLNLMARKMKDTDSEEELKEAFRVFDKDHNGFISAAELRHVMTNLGEKLSDEEVDEMIREADADGDGQINYEEFVTVMMAK, encoded by the exons ATGGCGACCGAGCAGCTAACGGACGAGCAGATATCTGAATTCAAGGAGGCTTTCAGTTTGTTCGACAAAGATGGAGACG GATGTATTACTACAAAGGAGCTCGGAACTGTGATGAGGTCGCTGGGGCAAAACCCTACGGAAGCCGAGCTTCAGGACATGATTAACGAAGTGGACGCCGACGGCAACGGCACAATCGATTTTCCGGAGTTCCTTAACCTCATGGCGAGGAAAATGAAGGATACGGACTCAGAGGAGGAGTTGAAGGAGGCGTTTAGGGTTTTTGACAAGGATCATAACGGCTTCATCTCCGCCGCCGAGCTTCGTCATGTTATGACTAATTTAGGCGAAAAGTTGTCCGACGAAGAAGTCGATGAGATGATTCGTGAGGCTGATGCGGACGGCGATGGCCAAATCAACTATGAGGAATTTGTTACTGTCATGATGGCTAAGTGA